ttatatgctTCTAATTaccattatattttattattattgttcttataaatattagtatgttttattatttttaagcaGATTAATTTGTTATTCTTTGACGTTGTTTGGCTAAGAATTGTAAATcttattttttgtaatatattaaaaaaaaattatcaattatatcactcaattaattaattaaaatatttttttatatttataaaaatattatttaataattatatatcaaatatcttctaaattttcacttaaaaagaataaatttctcaaaattgaactaataaatattttttaaataattaaaaatttattcaaataaatttatacacaAAATATCTTTAAGTTAAAAAAGTTGACTTTATAATAGAATGAATATGAAGGAGCTAGGGACCAATTATTATCCATCACTTTGACTAGGACGCCTAGCTTCACATTTTGGCATAGAcatgaataaattaatattctcaatttcttgattatttgattaatatatatatatatatatatatatatatatatatatatatatatatatatatataaactttctATTTTACACCAGCAAATTTGATCCGtagatattaatttttatttatttaattattctcttCACTCgaatgtaatattttttgtggatgtgcttaaatataatattattgtggattattttaaaaaatatatatgaaagattCTAAATATCATTCTAAATTGCCCATTGGagaatttgtatatataattagacACACTCTTGAAGGCAAATACATTTACTACATGAAAGAATTTCTCTTGAAGTCATTAGAGCTTGATTGATCTTGGgtatttgaatttgtttaattcttatcacatatatatggtaacggttttatttgccgttatcagtaacgacttttGATGCTTTCAGTAACGACTTTTGATACCTCTTTTTTTACTAGCGTATGTTTTCAACAATTAAATCACtcacttcaatttttattaactaTAAAAAGAACCAacttaaataatctcaaataaattaattttccatTCAACCATGTTGATTTCataacttttctttttctttttttaaaaatttaaacctatttcatttatacataatttttgtaatgatccaaattaaataaaaatagtggattaaattatcaaaaatcaCTTTCATCttcaactttatattttttagtaaaatcattttattgattcgtaatattcttttttgtatgttcaaaatataaatattgaactCTTGAAAAAATGTTTGAGCACACATAATTAGTCATggaattattctttttatttttaatttagaaaactaatctaattaCAATTATATCAACTtaaattggtttttttttttttttttttttttttttttttttgttatcgagaatcaaactaaattttatCCTTTATGCAATCTTATAATCAATCCTTCATATTCCACCttaattatcaatcaaattacataatttgttttctaataATTACATTAAAAGGAGTTCCATTCGGGAATGCAATGTTTAACATTCTTCTTGACTTTGGTGCCCTTTGATTAGATATACTAATTGGATAACCAATCAATTTCAAACACCTTGTATTGCGTAGATTATTGTCCATCATCttaataaatagaataattaaattagaggGAGGTACATCACTTTCAAAcatcatacatataaatggacTCATTTCACAGCTTCAAGGAGATCATTATATTCATGAAAACAATGAAAGGAGAATGTGCATTTTGGGTATTCTTTTACCAATTCATATGCTTCTTTCTGGTGTACTGGctcaatcaatcaaattattttattattttcaatttagaAAACTAATCTAACTCTaaggccttgttctctttgggttatttaaaaaacccatacaaaatccattttccaatcaatcacttctcaccaatcacatcactcatatcattaaccaaaatacaaaaataccctctattttaaattattattttttattttatttatatatatcaatactctttaagtctttttaccaaaattaatcattaatttctcaaaatcatcacccatcatccaatttttctctctcttggttttttaaaaaacccacaaccgaacaaggcctaacattatattcacaattcaatttaaattgggttatccctcttctagcctagcctATCCTATCCTAGCCTAGCCTATCCTAGCCTAGCCTAGGGCGGCAAATTCAACCTTAATgatcaatcaaattatatacatcatttgtcatttgttttcaataattgtttgttttctAATAATTACATTAAAAGGAGTTCCATTCGAGAATACATGCAATGTTTAACATTCTTCTTGACTTTGGTGCCCTTAATTTATTAGATAGACTAATAGGATAACAGATTATTGCCCATCATCTTAAtaaatagtataattaaattagagtaAGGTACATCACTTTCaaacatcatatatataaatggacTCATTTCACAGCTTAAGGAGATCATTATATTCATGAAAACAATGAAAGGAGAATGTGCATTTTGGGTATTCATGCTTCTTTCTGGTGTACTGGCTCAATCAATCAAATTTTCTTCTCCGGTTGAATCAATTTACGTGCTTGGAAACGCGTTTTCAGACACTGGAAACATCATTAGGCTCAATCCTAATGCCCTCCCCGCACGTTTACCTTATGGTCAAACAATTGGCAGAGCAACGGGTCGGTTGAGCGATGGCCTTCTCATTATAGACTACATCGgtaaacttattatatattacttttgttaaaggatgaaatattttattaatttgtttagtcgccaaaatcataattaaatagaGAAACCCTTTAGTTTAAATATTGACATAATAAGTTATCTattcaaaacaaagaaaaaatgacCAACAGGTCAACGATTTAGTCgcattattttctttctcataaTTATTATACAAGTATTAATTCATTGTAAGTTCAATTTGGTCTTACTTAAAAGATCATTTATTTTCATGCAAAACTAGGGCAACATTTAATGTTTCTTTGCATGTTGCGTAGCTAAAGCTCTCGAATTGCCGTTGACGCCTCCAAGTTTGGATACAACAGCTTCGTTCGATAAAGGTGCTAGTTTTGCGGTAGATGGAGGGACGGCTTTGAATAATTCTTTCTTCGCGGAAAGAGGAATCCAACTAATCGTGCCCCAAACAATTCCTCTCTATCAACAACTTGAATGGTTTGAAACAAACATCAATAATTATTGTGCCACCAAGGAAACgggtaatttttttaaactagcaAACACATACATATCGTGTCAGACTGTCAGTGGtacaaaaatcataaatttgatttaattttcaaaattcttttaatttatatgtattataatCAGATTGCGTCAAGAATAGGTTACAAAAGTCCGTGATTTTTGTGAGTGTAATGGGAGATGACGACTTTAATAATGCATTCGTGTCGGGGAAATCAATCTCGGAAGTTCAGACCTATGTGCCCCTTATAGTTCGTTCCATTATTGACGTCGTTAAAGTAAGTATATCGTTGGAACTGTGgtcattttgatatatataaataagaattaataataatttcttcacatatatatatatatatatatatatataatatttttgaatgtaGGAGATTATAAAATTGGGAGGAAAGAGAATTGTGGTTCCAGGGAACATTCCCATAGGATGCCGTCCAGCCTATCTTACTCTGTTCTCCAATGGGACTAACAATACAAATGGCTATGATCTGTTTGGATGCTTGCGTAGTTTCAATGTGTTTGTGGAGTTATACAACCACGATCTCCAAACAGCTCTTATCTCTCTTCAACAAGAATTCCCTCAGGCTATAATACTTTATGAAGACTTTTACAATGCCTTTCGTTCTCTCCTTCTAGGAGCTCCACTTTTGGGTAAGCAATTAATAGGTTTGGATGATAAAATGTTAATACTTGTATAAATTTATGCCTAATTAAATTAGGTCTCGAAGTGCCATCTCATTTAGATTTATTTCCGAAATATAtacttgacaaaaaaaaatgattttaggTAAATTTATTGAATTTGGCAGGTTTCAAAAGAGAAACATTGGTGAAGGCATGTTGTGGCATAGGAGGGCAATACAATTTCGATCTAAACAGAATGTGTGGCTCAATTGGTACGACGGCTTGCCCTAATCCATCAACCTACATAAGCTGGGACGGAGTTCATCTTACTCAAGAAGCGTATCGTCGTATCTCACAAATAATCATTCCTAACCTTCTACTTAAGCTTTAAGTCCAACGCGGAATTAATGTACTTATTAAAATGTGAAACTTTATAATAGAATGTGGTAGAATAAATGGACAACTAATAATTGATGAACCCGCCTAATTGATCTTGGTGGGAACTATGCTagctataataataatatttactagTTTAACCTatagtaatataataataattattgaggTTTCATGGATCACAATAAAGAAATATAGTGATATATATGTATGACTCctcctaaaaaaagaaaaaaagagagacCATTTCTTCAAAAGAGAGCCTATGATGTTTTCCACAAATCTTGAAATGGaatatgattaaagataatatatagaTTTTGATGTTATTATAGAGAAAATTGAActcatttcaaaaaatattttttttttttcgaaataTTCAAAGCTAGCATATGACTCCACACCACTAATTATACTTAAGGTACCTTATCAAgtttcatttcaaaatattatatctaacTAAGTTAggtttaaaaacattataaatattctttattatactttttatttctttttttaataaaataaatttgttataatagaaaaaaataaatctatctgatttagagagagataaaatatttaaataatttttggaagGGATGTTTAATTATCTTGTTGGATGATAATAGTTATTGTTCGAGGACATTCGTTTATCCATTTTTACTTTATGGAATTTGTAACTTTATATTTGGAAAATCTTTGGTTCAATacataaatttttcaaaaaaaagagTAATCGCTATCctatatattatttaccataAAGTTATGGTTTATGGTAAAAgtaggataattaaaattacaaagaAAATCCAATGTTGGCTAGGTTATGTTTGTAATGATTAACTAGAattagcattttaaattttattctaaatatataagttatccTGATTGATCAAAGTTATGAAATAATCGACAAGAATTCCATAGTGGAGGTCGGAAGAGATGATTAGGAGAGAAAACTTATGTCCTTACATAGTTAGATAATTGAAGTAGACTTCGTTGTAGATACTTCTTGCGATATTTGTGatcaaaatcattttgaaaCTTTAGAGGCGAAAGGATGAGAGAATATGTCGGGCCTCCATTAATGAACCACTTAATGTGTGTGAATGAGTTGATTAATGCATACGTTCTGAAGAAAAACTTTTATCAATAAGAGACTTCTTCAAGAAACTCGGTAAATATGAAAACATATGTACATTTTGAAACCATACTTAGgaaaaatgttgaaaataaaaatcagaacaaaattaaatcaagctaaacaaataaatttatatattaaaatttaacaatgcatttttttaattaatatttattttttaaaataagttactatacatttttttttcatatcttTTACTTACtagaattataatttgaatttcacCCAACCAATTTTAGGTAGCCTTCAAATAAGAATTAAGTATGGTAGATGAGTACTTTTGacttagtatttttaatttttgaacaaGTAATGTTTTCCCACTTTTAAGCTTATATTTAGTAACTTTTACAGTTgagagtatatatatttatatcacatttaatacatttcatcataatatataatatataatatatattgaaattaaagcttaaaaaatttaaaaatttgaaattcaatttgaataaaaattggatttagttagttttttttataagatgaTGTAAGTAAGAAttctcaaattataattaacttagtttaattttaatgataattaaaaatacttattattaataCACAGTAATATCTaagaacaatatttttaaaccatgaaaataaacataatataataactcTTAAACAAGAGTCAAATTACATAATAACCGTCCCCTTTGTAAAATGAAATAGTACGAAAGACTGCATTTTTATTGGTCGAAAATAGAACGAAAAACAAGAACCCTAATTCCTAAGGCTTCCTGCTGCTGCCGCCCTCCTGATGATCTGGTTCATGGGTAAGAGATTTTTCGACCGTAATCACACTGGAATCGGAAGAAGCAGGAGCAGGAGCAGGAGCAGCGTTC
This is a stretch of genomic DNA from Impatiens glandulifera chromosome 4, dImpGla2.1, whole genome shotgun sequence. It encodes these proteins:
- the LOC124935491 gene encoding acetylajmalan esterase-like, with protein sequence MKGECAFWVFMLLSGVLAQSIKFSSPVESIYVLGNAFSDTGNIIRLNPNALPARLPYGQTIGRATGRLSDGLLIIDYIAKALELPLTPPSLDTTASFDKGASFAVDGGTALNNSFFAERGIQLIVPQTIPLYQQLEWFETNINNYCATKETESDCVKNRLQKSVIFVSVMGDDDFNNAFVSGKSISEVQTYVPLIVRSIIDVVKEIIKLGGKRIVVPGNIPIGCRPAYLTLFSNGTNNTNGYDLFGCLRSFNVFVELYNHDLQTALISLQQEFPQAIILYEDFYNAFRSLLLGAPLLGFKRETLVKACCGIGGQYNFDLNRMCGSIGTTACPNPSTYISWDGVHLTQEAYRRISQIIIPNLLLKL